ACACCCAACGACGAGTGCTTTCCATATCATTAGCACCGTAATCTAAGTACATTTCGACTTGATCACTTTCATCTTCATAACGCTGCGAAACAAGCCTATCAAATTGGTCATAGTTAAGGTTCACAACAGCTGTTGCATTACTATTCCCAAAAACAAGTTGCTGGACACGGCCAAAGTCATCATAAGTGAGTGCCTTAGTGCTACCGGTGAAATCGCGCATAGACAATAGAAGTCCCTTTGCTGAGTATGAAAATACGGCGTTTTCAGCTGTCGCACCTAGACTCGTCACTATTTTTTTACTGAGATTTCCAAGTGCATCATACTCATATTGAGTGCTACTCATTGATGCAGCATCGCTCACAACCAATCCACGCTTGTTATAACTAAAACTCCGAGTACAAGATGGATCATTACTAATTTCTTGCTTTGTTACTAATCCGAGCACAGGATCATAGCTATACGTTGTTGCGTGACCATTTGGCAGAATGACTTTTTGATAACGGTTTGAGTCATCATAATCCTTGTACTGGTAACGTAATCCATTCACCTGCCTTTCTATCAGTCGACCAAAACCATCGTATTGGTTACTAATAATGGTGGCATGCGTATTTTCATTATTACCCAATAATCCATCTCTTGTATGAAGAGTTAAACTTTCATCTTCGGTTCTATTGTCATAACTCATTTTATCGGTAAATATCTCTGGACCACTCTTACCAGAAAAACGGGTCGTTTTTTCTATCACACGATCAAACACATCGTATTTAAATTCAATCACTGCGCCACGACTTGTTTCGGTGCGAATGAGTCGGTTTGCTAAGTCATACTGATATGGGATTTTATAAATAAGTTGACCTGCCCGATCAAAATATTGTTCCAAAACCGTATTACCCCATGCATCCTGATGGGAGATTACGGATCCTTTCCCGACAATACCTTTAGTATGAGTTCGAGATGCATAATCAAATTGGTTAACTTCTACCACTCCAGAAGGGTAGGTAGTACGATAAATTTGACCATATAAGTCGTATTCATAGTACGTTGTTAGTTCTAATGTTTTTGTATCCAGTGTGTCATATTGTGTCGTTGAGATTTTACGTCCAAATGAATCATATTGATTTGTGTATGCCGTAATTTCATTAGTACCCACTTTGGTTGCCATTGAAAGGACATGACCATTAGCACTACAAGTTTGTACTGTTGTTTCTCCCTCTGATTCTTCAATGCTTAATACATAGTTATCACTGCTAATATGACTTTTATATATTTTTTCAGAATAATCGCTGCCATCTTTTAATAGCCTTTCTTCTGTGATTTGGTTTAGCTCATCATAATTTACTCTTAGCTCTACACTATCAGAACCATTTTTATAAATAAGCTGACCTGTAAAGTAATCATAATGTTCAATATTAGAATGAGATAGAGAACCACTTGCGGTAGTTACTTGGTAAACTATGCGGTCCTGAGTAAAATCATACGTATATGAATAACGCATTGGCTCCGCACCAAGGGCCGTTGTAGATTCCTCCCTCTTTTTACCATAAACCTCAATGTCTTTTCGGTTTTCATAGAAATGATAATTCGTCACCAATCCATTAATCTTTTCTGTTGTAAGAACAGAAAAAGAATGACCATCAAGCAGAGAAGGTAATGTTTTATAAGTAAATTCCTTTTTATTTACTAGATTTCCGCCCCTATCCAAAATACTTTGTGTTACGGGGATGTTTTTAAAACTACCCTGTGAATTTGCTTTATACTCACTGACTGTTGTTATACCAGTCTCATTAGTATGCTCTAGATTGTTGCCCCATTCATCAAATTTGTAACTTTCAACTTTTTTACTTACTGATGATGAGTTAAAAAAGTTGACTTCTTTTCTTTTAAGAAATGTATATTGGGGAACCTGATACTTAATACCTACAGCATTGTCAGCATAATATTCATAATTTATCTCTTGATACACATCACCTTTGGATAGATAACGCTCCTGCTCAATCAAGTGATACTTGGTATAAATTTTTTGTATTTCAATATCATTATCTATGATTTCTTTCGATGAATACTTATAATCTTGTGCTGCTTGGAAAAGCGTATCCTCACCAGGAATATAAGCGGCATCACTGGCAAAACCGAGATAATTCTTATCAGAATAAGTATATGCATGAACTCGAGGCGGTATTTCATCTCCTTGATAAACCGTCATTTTCGTAACTTGTGGCACATATTTATTAGGTGCACCATCAGGCATTAGAAACCCACGCTCATAATACGTGACTTCTTCTGAATATCCGGCTGGATAGGTTGTTTTTGTCAATAGATCCATTCCTGTTTCATTGAACCAGGAATACTCAAATTTAAAACTAAGATCCTCTCGGTTTGGTAAGGTGATATATGACAATCGCTTAAAGCTTCCGCCACCGACTTTATGGACTGTTGATGATTTCAATAAACTTTCGTTATTATATAATGAAATTTGTGTCGACCACTCATCAGACCATGTATCAATATGAAGGCTTAGACCAAAGCTATCTTCTATTTTATATAAAATTCTTTGTGAATTATTATACCAGTAAGAAAATTGAAGATGATGACCTTTTGCATTGTACAGTCGGCTTAATGTTCCTTCATTCCAATCGATAAATTCTACCTCACCAGAACTATGGACGACTTTTATTTCTCCTTGTTCTGTCCCTGGAGTGGAAACATAGTAAATCTTCACATCCTTTAATTTATAGTATGGTGCTACATATTCATTTCTTGCTGAGTCCCACTCAATTTTGAATTGCTGACCATTTCTTAAACTAAGAGTAGAACTTGCTTTATCAAACGAACTCAGTGGTAATGACCAACCTCGACCAAATCCAATATCAAGAGGATTATTCATGCTATAACCAATAGTCACATCAAAGTAAGGACCATTGAGACGATTACCTATCAAGGATAATAATTTAATCTGTGCAGAATAGCTTCCCGTTCTAGGATCAACCCCTGAACTAATGAAATCTGAGAAATTGTATGCGTTACTGATTATTTTTTCCATTTTACACCAACTTTATTTTAAGAATGCAATAACCTCTACTGCATGGTCACAGTATTACTATATTTAAAATTCTCAACTACCGAGGTAGAATGTTAAAATTACAAGTTTCCGCTACGTAATGGGGATTTTCACTTTGATTTCTTTAAACCAATATCAACGTGAAGTGTTATGTTGATATCGTTTAACATTCTTTGCCAAGAGGTATTTACATTAAGAATTACTTAATCATTCCAATATTCATAGTTCAAAAAACCAATAACCCAAACAAGATCACATTTTAATTGATACTTTTATTTTTTCACGGTAAGAATTAATTTTTAATCTATATATTTCTAAATAATTAAAAGGCAATTTACAATTTGGAAATGCATGATTTGCCTTGAGCTAATTTAGATATAATTTAGTATTTTAGATAACTATAACTTTATTATTCTTATTTTTATTTATGTAAAGTGAAGTAATTATAAATCTCACATAAATCTTACGAATTAGTTCTGCCGAGCTTTTCCTAATATTGATCTTACTTCCAAAATATGTATTGGCATAAGCAATCTCATTGACGAGGCAAATGTCTCATTCACAATACAAAAGAGATCTGACCAGATCTGCAGTGTGTATCCTCAACCAATAACAAATTAAGAAGAAAGCAATGAAAATAAGACTCTCTATTCTGCTTGCTGGCCTCGCTAGCCTTTCTGCTACGGCAGCCACTGAACCTTGGTCTGTAACGGAAATCCAACCCGTTAGCCGTGCTCAAGTGCAAAAAGCGCAAGCGAAACAAACTTATACTTATGTTCGCTGTTGGTACCGTCCGGCAACAACACATGATGACCCTTACACCACTTGGGAATGGGCTGAAAATGCTGATGGTAGTGATTTCAAGATTTATGGCTACTGGTGGTCCAACTACCGACATAAAAATATGTTTTATACCAATACTCAGCCTGAGGAGATCCAAAAGCGCTGTACAGAGACACTCGGAGTTAACCACGATACTGCCGATATCACTTACTTCGCGGCAGATACTAGCCTTTCTTACAACCACACTATCTGGAGCAACGATCAAGCGTCTCAGCCCAATAAGATCAACAAAGTGATTGTTTTTGGCGACAGCCTCTCTGACACGGGCAATATTTTTAATGCTTCGCAGTGGCGCTTTCCCAACCCCGATTCTTGGTTTTTGGGTCACTTCTCTAATGGGTTTGTCTGGACTGAATATCTAGCCCAAGGTTTGAATGTGCCCATTTATAACTGGGCTGTGGGGGGAGCTGCGGGACGTAATCAATACATCGCGCTGACAGGGGTTTATGAGCAAGTAAGCTCTTACCTTAACTATGTGAAGCTTGCAAAAAATTATGAGCCCGCCAATAGCTTGTTTACGCTGGAATTTGGCCTCAACGATTTTATGAACTACAACCGTTCACTACCGGATGTAAAAGCGGACTACAGTGCGGCCTTAATTCGCCTTATTGATGCCGGAGCTGAAAATATTGTGTTGCTCACTTTGCCGGATGCCACCCGCGCACCGCAATTTCAATATTCCACTCAAGAGCAAATAGAGACTGTACGCAGCAAAATCATCGGCATGAATATGTTTATTCGTGAACAAGCCCGTTATTACCAGATGCAAGGGATCCGTATCGCACTGTTTGATGCCCACGCACTCTTTGACAGTATGACGGCCAATCCTGAAAAACACGGTTTTGCGAACGCCAATTCACCTTGTTTGGATATTCGACGCAGCTCTGCGGCCGATTACCTGCTTCCTCACTCTCTTTCTGCAGAGTGTGCCGTGCAAGGTTCTGATCGGTTTGTGTTCTGGGAAGTAACACACCCAACCACAGCCACACATCGCTATATTGCGCAGCAAATTCTTGCAACGCAAATGGCACAATTTCCACTTTAACTCTTACTGATCTACCTGAGGATAGGATTAACCTATCCTCAGTCTCACACTTAGTCACCAGTTTCTTTGCTTTATTGCTTATCTCTTAATAGCCTTATAGGAAAAGGCAGATGACACAATGGATGATGAAACCGACTCACACTCCTGCTTTCACTGGTTCAGAATTACTCAATACCTACTACAAGCGTCGGGTATCACTTTTTATTGCTTTACTGTCCAGTTTGGCTTTCTTTCCGCTCGCGATTAAAAACTTACTGATTGGACAGATTCTGCTTGGTGGGTTGATTATCGCTTTCCAATGCACATTGCTGATTGAAATTGCAGGCATCTATTACCAAAAAAACACACCTTGGGGTTTTAGACTTCCGCTTTCTCTCGTGGTGGTCATTGTGGTTATGGCCATCCATATTTTTGGCACTCTCGCCAGTTACTGGCTTTTTCCTGTGATCATTTCTATTGCTTTTTTATTACCACCGAAAGACAACCTGCTGACGATCTTCATTATCATTCCGGCGAGCATCTTAGCGTTGGTTCCGCATCAAACCTCTGAGGTTTTGTTGCGCTTTAGCCTTTCGATCAGCGCTTGCGCAGCCATTATGTATGTCGTGGTTGATGCAATCCGTAAACTGCATGCGGAGCTATTTTATTTTTCCACTCGTGATGCGCTAACCGGCACTCTCAATCGCTATCAACTCGATAGTTTTTTAAAAAAGAATATTCGTCTGCGCCAGATTGGCAATGAATCCGCCGTGATTGCAGTGATTGATATTGATCATTTTAAATCCATTAATGACCTCTATGGACACGATACGGGTGACAAGGTGATTAACCAAGTGGTTGAAATGATTAACACCCACAGCCGTCAGTTAGATCTGCTGTTTCGATTGGGAGGAGATGAATTTCTGCTGCTTTTTGAAAATACCACCGTAACCGAAGCTACTCTCGTTATGAGTCATATCGGTTGCCGAATACAGCACACTCACTACCCGAACCATGCCAAAGTCACCATCAGTGTTGGGTTAGCCGAGGTGCAGCGTACTGATGACCCAGAACAGTGGGTTAAACGTGCCGATCTTTCTCTTTATCATTCGAAAAAATGGGTAAAAACCGTGTCTGTTCTGATGAAAAGCATGTTATTGAGCTTAATAGCGAACATTGCCATTCACTGCTGAGCTCAACACATGGTCATCGCTGATTGACTATCACAATTTGCATCAGTTGCGGTACTACAATCCCCAAACCGAACAGTATGTTCTTCCACTGCACTTGCTTTATCGCCAATAGAACCGGAGCCATGAAAAACAGCACCACCAATACGGGAAGCAGGCTGATATTTTCAAGCTCCATCAGTAGCAACGTCAGCAACAACAGCCCTGCTAAAAACAAGTAGGATAGCCTTAATTTATAACCAAGAAGCCCAATAAAAAGCAGCGAAACAATCAGTGAGAGCATTTTCGTCAATACCTTACATCAAGTGATATTAATTCTCATTTGATAGTATAGTAGTCTGCTCTCTGCTTGGGTTCAAGTTTTAAAATCACCAACAAACCCATTAGAAAAAATAATCAAACCTATAGATATTTATCGTGAACAGAAAAATAAGAATCTATTGATATATAAGGACTGTAGAAATAACATCTCGCGCCATAACAGATGCATTCGCATCTTTTTCCATTAGCTGATTTTAATTGGATATTGTTTTTATCTGGAGATAACGATGTCTGCCTCGCTTTCTGTAGCAAAACTGACTTTTTTCATCGCAATTCTGGCTGCGGTCGGCCAAGCGACTCAAACCATGTACGTGCCTTCGATTGGTTACATGGCACAAGAATTTCTGGTTTCCCCCGCCGCGTTACAAGCGGTGATGGCCTGCTATCTTATTCCTTATGGTTTGTCGCAATTTGTTTACGGCACGCTGTCGGATCGTATTGGGCGCAAACCCATTATTGTTGCAGGTCTAGTGATTTATATTTTGGGTTCACTGATCGCCCTGTTTGCACAAGAATATTCTTGGTTTTTGATCGGCAGCTTCGTGCAAGGTTTGGGTATTGGTTGCGGTGGTGCGATGGCACGAACCTTATCTCGCGACTGTTTTGATGGCGCAGAACTGCACAAAGTGAATAGCTTAATCAGTATGTGCCTGATTTTCTCACCTCTGGTTGCCCCTGTTTTAGGGGGGTATCTGACGGAAAGCTTTGGCTGGCGCTCAAGCTACTTATTTTTGTCACTGTTTGCGATTGCAGTGGTGATCACCATGATGACCAGCATGATCGAAACACTGCCCGCAGCAGCACGTAAAAAAGAGCCTGTACTGCGCAGTTATCATTATGTGTTGTCTGATCGACGCTTCCAAGGTTACTTAATCTGCTTAGTGGCGACCTTTGCTGGGCTGGCCGTGTTTGAAGCCGCAGCTGGAGTGTTATTGGGCGGTGTACTGGGTTTGCCAGCAACCACGGTAAGCTTGCTGTTTGTGCTACCCATTCCTGGCTATTTGGCAGGCGCTTGGCTTTCCAACGTGATTGCTCGCCGCTGGCGTGAAAAAAAGGCGATGCGTGTAGGTTTAATCGCGATTCTGACGGGTTCCATGGTCATTTTACTGCCTGGTCTCTTGGGTATGACAACGGCATTATCACTGATTGGTGGTGCAACCATCTACTTCCTTGGTGCAGGCATTTTGTTTCCAGCAGCCACCACTGGGGCTCTTTCACCCTTTCCTTATCACGCAGGGACTGGCGGCGCGATTTTGGGTGGAATGCAGAATTTAGGTGCAGGGTTAGCAACCTTATTTGCGGCAATGTTCCCAGCATCAGACCAACTGCCTCTGGGCATTATCATGCTGTTGATGTCGGTACTGGCGTTATGGGGACTGAAACGTGTTTACACCAAGCAACCTCCATCGGATGAAATGCCGATTGCGATTTAAAAATGCAAAATTCTGCCAACTGAATGAATATACCGGATGAGATCAATTTCGATGCAGAAATGGGGAAATTAAATCTTGTCGTCACTCGAAAAGACAGTAATATACATTGCATACCACACCTCATAGTTCACGCTATGAGTGTGGTGCAAGTTCCTTTAAGTAGAGGCGCGCTGTTCATGAGTCGCCAGTCGTAGGTTGACCCCAATGATGACTGGTTAAAGGGTACAGCGCCGAAGCGATCGTTGCGTCATCAACGTTTGCTGGGCCAGCATTGAACAAATGCCGGACTGCCATAGTTTGTTGTCTATGGAGCGCTACCTTGAAGGATAAGAAGTGTTATTTCGCTGAAATGTGTTTTTTATCCTGCTGGTAGATCTCCACCTGAAAAGGTGATGTGAGATCCATGAATTTAGCCCTTTATTCTGACTCGATTTATTCGGTCATCCCGCCGCTGCTCGCGGTGTTACTGGCCATTACCACGCGCCAAGTCTTGCTCTCATTAGGTGCTGGCATTTTGGCCGGTTCTGTCATGCTCAACCATTTCTCTCCTCTCGCTACTTTGCAATATCTGTTTGGCAAAATCAGTGGATTATTCTGGGCGGATGGTGCAGCAAATCACGACAACATCAATATGTTGGTATTCATGTTACTGCTCGGCGGCTTAATCAGCTTAATGACGGCTTCTGGTGCAACACGCGCTTTTGCGGTGTGGGCTGAGCGTAAATGTAAAAACCGCCGTAGCGCGAAAGCGTTAACCGGCTTGATGGTGTTTGCCTTTTTTATTGATGATTTCTTCCACAGCCTATCGGTGGGAGCCATCTGCCGCCCTGTGACAGACCGTTTCCAAATTTCGCGTGCCAAACTGGCTTATCTGCTCGATTCCACCGCCGCACCAGTTTGTGTGATCACCCCTATTTCTTCATGGGGCGCTTACATCATCGCTCTCATTGGCGGAATTCTAGCCGCTCACGAAATGACGGAAATCAGCGCCATTTCAGCCTTCGTGCAGATGATACCGATGAACCTGTACGCGGTGTTTACGCTGCTTATGGTATTGGCGGTGATTTTCTTGCCAATGGATATTGGCCCAATGCGCCAACATGAAGCGTGGGCTCGTGAAGGTAAATTGTGGGATGAAAGCAAAGGCCGCCCAGCAGGGTTGGATATGGAAGGCGGAGAAACCGCTCGCGGCACTATGATTGATATGGTGTTACCTATCGCAGTGCTCACGATTACTACGCTGATTTTCATGATTCATACGGGTAACGATGTACTTGCCGCGAACGGGGAATCCTTTTCTCTGATTGGCGCACTCGAAAATACCAACGTTGCTCAATCTTTGGTATATGCAGCACTGTGTAGCCTTGCGGTATCGATTGTGCTGTCACTGCGCTTAAAACTGTCTGCGCAAACTTGGTTATCTACCGCACCAAAAGGCGTGATGGCGATGATGCCTGCGATCATCATTCTGCTGTTTGCTTGGACGATTGGCGGTGTGGTTCGTGATCTACAAACCGGCATTTATCTCGCCTCTCTGACTCAAGGCAATCTGCCTGTTGAACTGCTGCCTGCTTTGGTATTCGTTCTGTCTTGTTTGATGGCTTTTGCTACCGGTACCAGTTGGGGAACCTTCGGCATTATGCTGCCTTTGGCGGGTGATATTGCTGCGGCATCAGACATCAGCCTGATGTTGCCAACCCTCTCTGCCGTATTGGCAGGCGCGGTGTTTGGTGATCATGCATCACCCATTTCCAGTACCAGTATTCTTTCTGCGACTGGCGCCGGTAGCCACCATATTGATCACGTGGTAACTCAGCTTCCTTACGCAATCAGTGCCGCCATGGGAGCACTACTTGGTTATCTTGCGATGGGTTTACTGCACTCTGTTTGGGCTGGTTTAGCCGCGAGCAGCGTGTGGTTTGTACTGTTTTGTGCATTTAACTTACGCCAAAACCGTTGGCAGCAAGAACCGGTTGAGGCCTAACCCCCCCCCATTAACTTGCATCGAGTTTAAAAGAATGCCCTGCAAACGCAGGGCGTTTTTTATTCCGCCACCAACCAATCTTTCGGTGGTTTCAGCCCCCAACGGGCAAACTCATCCGGTTGGTAAATACCTCTCCCTTGGCGATTAATCTGAATTGGGATGTATTTGGCCTTTTCTCCATGATCCAAAATACGCAAAACGATCTCTGCCGCCATTTGCCCTTGCTCTTGTCCAAAGAGTACGACCCCACCCGCCGCTTTGCCTTTCCCAATGGAGAAATCCCAAAAACCAAACAGCGGTAATGTCGAGTTTTGGTTGGTCCAACTCAGGATATGTTCCGGTGGAACATTTAATCCATCAATATTGACTAGTGTCTGATAAAGGCCAACCGCTATCGCGCCAAAACCTTCCTCAGGAGCATTTTCCACCGCATGGTGCCACTCTTGTTCACTTTTAATCACTCGAATTTCCACATCAATACCCAAGTTTTCCTTAATGAGGCTGTCTTGACTATGCATGTACTCCAACGCAATTTTCGAGGTATTACCTGAATCAAACAGCACCAACACTTTGCGTTTTTGGATGGGCAATAGGCGGCCTATCTCCGCCATATTTTTCACAAACAGGGGCTGTTCTAAAATTCCAGTCACTTGAGCCTCAGCGTAATATTGATCCAGTAGCTGACGAGGATTGGAATTAATCCCCAAAAACACAATGGGGATCGGTTCGTGAAAGAGTTTGGGAAGCATGTAATAAAGTGCATTATCATCGCCTAACACCACTAAATCCGGTTTTAGCTTCTGATAAACCGCGAAAGCACGCAAAGCGGCTTCTTCGTACTCACGCTCAGGAATGCGCTTGGTATCCATTTCAAAAAATGTGAGCGAATGCTTATCGCCAATCACCTGCTTTAGACCCCGAATGTAACTCGCATCCCACGCATATCCCTCGTGGTAGCTTTCAATAACCAAAATATTCTCAGCAAAGGCGGCATGGCTCCCAAGCCACAACAAAACGAAAACTATCCCACGCATCTTTTTCTCCTTCTTTTTGAATAGTGTAGCTTGAGCTGCTCAATTCACCGCTGTAAGTACAAACCTGAATGAGCCAACTATACTGAAAACAACCAACTCAAAAATAGAATGATGAATGAGAAGTCGCTACATAGAAGAGAAAGGTATCAGCCCCCTGCTTAGCCGCATTGGACGGCGTATTATTCTGATCATGGTTCTGCTAAGTGGTGCGGTCACTTTAGTGATGACATTGGCGCAAACGTATGTGGACTACAACCGTGAGTTTAACAATGTTGAAGCTCGCCATGTCGAGATCCAAACCATCCATGCCGAACTACTGGCAACCTCACTGTGGAATTATGATTTGGTCGTGCTTCGCCAACGACTAGAAGGGTTGGAAAACCTCCCACATATTGATTTCTTGCAAATCACCTCTGGGGATTACCACTTTGAAGCTGGCCAGCACGTAAAAAACATGGCGTTGAGTAATACTTACCCTTTGTTGTATACCAACCCTGAAACAGGTTTAAGCGAAAAAATTGGTGACTTGTACGTAGAATCGGATGCGCAAGAAATCTACAACTACTTGATCCGCCAGTTTTTAGTCACATTGGCAGTGAATGCTCTTAAGACTGCAATTGTCTGTTATGTCATTTTGGTGATCTTCCACTCTAGCGTGAACCAACGCATTTTTGCCATCGCTCAGTTTTTGCGGCAATACAATCCTCGTCACCCCAAAGGCCCCTTAGAGCTGAATTACAACCACTGGATTATGGAGAAAAATGATGAGCTGCAATGGCTCGCAGATGAAACTAACAAGATCACGGACAATGTCACCATCCTGTATCGCAATATCAAATCAGAACAAGAACGCCTTGCTGATTTTGCCCAAGCCGCATCCGATTGGTTATGGGAAACCGATGCAGATGGCGCATTAATCTACGCTTCAGAACCGATGGAGGAAGCTCTGACTCTGCCAGAGGTCAAACATATCCCGTTTCAGAGCATACCTCCGTTACGAGACGCTTCCCCGTTGCTCCACTGTATTCAAACTCGCCAAGATTTCTCTAACTGTGAAACCAAGGTGATATTGCACGATGGGCAAGAGGCCTACTTACTGTTTCAAGGCGTTGCTCGTTACGATGAGCAGCAACAATTTCTCGGTTTCCGAGGTACAGCGATCAATATTACCTCACTAAAACAGGCTCAGTTGAGTTTGGAAACGATGAATCAAAGCCTAGAGCAATTGGTCGCAGAACGTACGCAAGACTTGGAGCAGAGCTTACAGAAACTGCGCCAAACACAAGAGCAGTTGATCGAATCAGAAAAACTCGCTGCATTAGGCGGTTTGGTGGCCGGAGTGGCGCATGAAGTCAACACACCACTCGGTATTGCCGTGACGGCAACTTCTGTCATTCAAGAAACACGAGAAGCACTGCTGCGCGCTTTCCAAGCTCAAACACTCACAAGCCAACAATTCTCAGAATTACTTGAGCACATGACGCAAAGCTCATCCATGTTGGAAACCAATTTAAATCGTGCCGCAAAACTCATTCGCGATTTTAAACAAACCGCCGTAGATCAGGTTTCAGAAAGCCGAAGCCAGTTCAATGTCAAACAAGTGTTGGAAGCTCTACTCGCCAGTTTGCATGCGGAAACTCGAAAAATTCCAGTTGAGCCAAAAATTACGGGAGATAGCGGCATCATAATGAATAGCTTACCGGGAGTATTGACGCAAATCGTCACTAACTTAGTGATGAATAGCATCACTCATGCGTTTAGTGAGCAGCCTTCCCCTCACATCGAAATCCAGTTTTATGAACAGGAAAACAACATCATTCTCGAATATCGAGATAACGGTTGTGGTGTACCACCTGAGCTGCATCAAAAGATCTTTGAGCCTTTTTTCACTACCAAGCGCGGTTCCGGTGGCTCTGGCTTAGGGCTGAATCTGGTTTTCAATTTAGTGAAGCAGAAACTCAAAGGAGAACTCGAATTCGAATCTGAGATCGGCCATGGTGTGCATTACACCATCATGCTGCCTAAGGTATTACAACAAGATTTAGCCGCTTAAAGACCACCGACTTTCTTTGGCTCTCGATGTTGTTGGTACTCATATCAGTGAAAATCAATGTAAAAACCTCACATCGTGAGGTTTTCTATCCTTATTCGCCTAATTCACAGTGAGTCTAGTCTGGTAAAGATTCTCGAATCGCAATAAAGTCATCCCAATGTGTTAGTAGCAATTCCACAAGTTTAGGATCAAAATGCCGCCCTTTTTGCGCGATCAGCTCATCGCGAATTTTCCCATCTGGCCAAGGCTCTTTATAAGAACGTTTGGCAGCCAGCGCGTCAAAAACATCGGCCAAGGCCGTGATCCGTCCAGAAATCGGAATATTTTCTCCCACTAATTGATTAGGGTATCCCGAACCATCCCACTTTTCGTGGTGTGTTGCGGCGATTTCTTTCGCAACGTGGATCAATCGGCGCTTGGATTTACTCAGTATATCCACGCCATATTCCACGTGTTTTTGCATGATCAGCCACTCATCTGCATCTAATTTTCCGGGCTTATGTAAAATGCTATCGGGAATCGCGACCTTACCCACATCATGCAATGGAGAGGCATTTTTAATTAAGCTAACATCAGCACTTGGCAAACCATACAGCATTGCCAAACGTTCGCAGAACAGTGATACCCGCTGCACATGAGCGCCAGTTTCTTTACTTCTGGCTTCAACCGCAT
This genomic window from Vibrio mimicus contains:
- a CDS encoding RHS repeat protein — encoded protein: MEKIISNAYNFSDFISSGVDPRTGSYSAQIKLLSLIGNRLNGPYFDVTIGYSMNNPLDIGFGRGWSLPLSSFDKASSTLSLRNGQQFKIEWDSARNEYVAPYYKLKDVKIYYVSTPGTEQGEIKVVHSSGEVEFIDWNEGTLSRLYNAKGHHLQFSYWYNNSQRILYKIEDSFGLSLHIDTWSDEWSTQISLYNNESLLKSSTVHKVGGGSFKRLSYITLPNREDLSFKFEYSWFNETGMDLLTKTTYPAGYSEEVTYYERGFLMPDGAPNKYVPQVTKMTVYQGDEIPPRVHAYTYSDKNYLGFASDAAYIPGEDTLFQAAQDYKYSSKEIIDNDIEIQKIYTKYHLIEQERYLSKGDVYQEINYEYYADNAVGIKYQVPQYTFLKRKEVNFFNSSSVSKKVESYKFDEWGNNLEHTNETGITTVSEYKANSQGSFKNIPVTQSILDRGGNLVNKKEFTYKTLPSLLDGHSFSVLTTEKINGLVTNYHFYENRKDIEVYGKKREESTTALGAEPMRYSYTYDFTQDRIVYQVTTASGSLSHSNIEHYDYFTGQLIYKNGSDSVELRVNYDELNQITEERLLKDGSDYSEKIYKSHISSDNYVLSIEESEGETTVQTCSANGHVLSMATKVGTNEITAYTNQYDSFGRKISTTQYDTLDTKTLELTTYYEYDLYGQIYRTTYPSGVVEVNQFDYASRTHTKGIVGKGSVISHQDAWGNTVLEQYFDRAGQLIYKIPYQYDLANRLIRTETSRGAVIEFKYDVFDRVIEKTTRFSGKSGPEIFTDKMSYDNRTEDESLTLHTRDGLLGNNENTHATIISNQYDGFGRLIERQVNGLRYQYKDYDDSNRYQKVILPNGHATTYSYDPVLGLVTKQEISNDPSCTRSFSYNKRGLVVSDAASMSSTQYEYDALGNLSKKIVTSLGATAENAVFSYSAKGLLLSMRDFTGSTKALTYDDFGRVQQLVFGNSNATAVVNLNYDQFDRLVSQRYEDESDQVEMYLDYGANDMESTRRWVCNGQETLRMDLSYDTSMRIIKRKTTTNGIIQTETFDYDQLGRIVEFVSSGANPPQDIMGRSIIKQQFYYDHFDNITDLTTHYDNGIVNTESRIFDAKMPTRLINIYNTHEDFTNQTFEYDELGNRINLAQRGYQLSYNNYGQLSEILDDQNKVIRKYYYDAIGMQSVSVDALGNIAQLYYHHDELVAITRANESLAFSGSNGGKALTITTDSNITQANYNYLDGTNSNLGSTRDQVTVASSSYLPFG
- a CDS encoding SGNH/GDSL hydrolase family protein produces the protein MKIRLSILLAGLASLSATAATEPWSVTEIQPVSRAQVQKAQAKQTYTYVRCWYRPATTHDDPYTTWEWAENADGSDFKIYGYWWSNYRHKNMFYTNTQPEEIQKRCTETLGVNHDTADITYFAADTSLSYNHTIWSNDQASQPNKINKVIVFGDSLSDTGNIFNASQWRFPNPDSWFLGHFSNGFVWTEYLAQGLNVPIYNWAVGGAAGRNQYIALTGVYEQVSSYLNYVKLAKNYEPANSLFTLEFGLNDFMNYNRSLPDVKADYSAALIRLIDAGAENIVLLTLPDATRAPQFQYSTQEQIETVRSKIIGMNMFIREQARYYQMQGIRIALFDAHALFDSMTANPEKHGFANANSPCLDIRRSSAADYLLPHSLSAECAVQGSDRFVFWEVTHPTTATHRYIAQQILATQMAQFPL
- the emrD gene encoding multidrug efflux MFS transporter EmrD; this translates as MSASLSVAKLTFFIAILAAVGQATQTMYVPSIGYMAQEFLVSPAALQAVMACYLIPYGLSQFVYGTLSDRIGRKPIIVAGLVIYILGSLIALFAQEYSWFLIGSFVQGLGIGCGGAMARTLSRDCFDGAELHKVNSLISMCLIFSPLVAPVLGGYLTESFGWRSSYLFLSLFAIAVVITMMTSMIETLPAAARKKEPVLRSYHYVLSDRRFQGYLICLVATFAGLAVFEAAAGVLLGGVLGLPATTVSLLFVLPIPGYLAGAWLSNVIARRWREKKAMRVGLIAILTGSMVILLPGLLGMTTALSLIGGATIYFLGAGILFPAATTGALSPFPYHAGTGGAILGGMQNLGAGLATLFAAMFPASDQLPLGIIMLLMSVLALWGLKRVYTKQPPSDEMPIAI